Proteins co-encoded in one Podospora pseudoanserina strain CBS 124.78 chromosome 7 map unlocalized CBS124.78p_7, whole genome shotgun sequence genomic window:
- a CDS encoding uncharacterized protein (COG:O; EggNog:ENOG503NVSG) produces the protein MADQCIVCLENLEVESNPDATTPAQQRLSKELEAEHARLAVTDPDALAELNSKQDLPLEGREHHVAQIPICGHMLHDVCLREWSEKANSCPICRQTFHVVTVYDRIGGQYLSTRRVEDKKQVPEFDPQAWADENPEEEVVVSNPCPVCNSADHEEVLLLCDGCDACYHTHCIGLDRIPAGPWFCMECVHSLGPELIQPAAAGNGLQENSARPLYYFPRTQASMRRARQRARSDEWQGAWGRITGRIWDALELDLDYQDDDDQVVFEGLRRSQQLRERERQEHERWQQRLNIASRLGARDVFVNNMPILARPAPPPPPPQESREETLAWGALEKARETTESRKRKSRSGTAEPHEEQHPEPERKLKRPRTRRMPTTQNGESSTAARAEAEPSNRPEQSNGTSSANPGAASRTTTDIPPSFLSSLLKEVEMSTPSDEETLRHIYGPIPGANDVSSPARSPSPLSQGCITPPPVRSSSPHMTLSSHITPIYPPANFSPTRASSSNSSSIKPSRATSPHKHAHRDNRSSPENSDSEPRGRQHPRPLELRQPQPRRNRPAVLPRSENVSPTRPTLPLELKQNINSIVKAALRPHWRDRQLTAEQYEKINRDISRLIYEEVKDPSAVTEDTKQSWEKTASQEVARAVASLKA, from the exons ATGGCTGACCAGTGCATCGTCTGTCTTGAGAACCTAGAGGTCGAAAGCAACCCAGATGCAACAACGCCCGCCCAACAACGCCTCtccaaggagctcgaggccgAGCATGCACGTCTTGCTGTCACCGATCCAGATGCTCTTGCTGAACTTAACAGCAAGCAAGATCTCCCGCTCGAGGGCCGGGAGCACCATGTTGCACAGATTCCCATCTGTGGGCACATGCTACACGATGTCTGTCTGAGAGAATGGAGCGAAAAGGCAAACAGCTGCCCCATCTGCCGCCAGACCTTCCATGTCGTCACGGTCTATGACAGAATCGGAG GCCAGTACTTGTCCACCCGTCGagtcgaggacaagaagcagGTACCCGAGTTCGATCCACAGGCGTGGGCAGACGAGaatccagaagaagaagtggtggTCAGCAACCCCTGCCCTGTGTGCAACTCGGCAGACCACGAAGAGGTCCTTTTACTTTGCGACGGATGCGATGCATGCTATCACACGCACTGCATCGGCCTTGACCGAATCCCAGCTGGCCCCTGGTTTTGTATGGAATGTGTTCACTCACTTGGTCCCGAGCTCATCCAGCCTGCTGCCGCCGGGAATGGCCTCCAAGAGAACAGCGCACGTCCTCTGTATTACTTCCCTCGCACCCAGGCCAGCATGCGGCGCGCTAGGCAGCGGGCTCGCTCCGATGAATGGCAGGGTGCTTGGGGCCGCATCACTGGCCGGATCTGGGACGCCCTTGAGCTGGACTTGGACTACCAGGACGATGACGATCAGGTCGTCTTTGAGGGCCTGCGCCGGTCACAGCAACTacgagaaagagaaaggcaGGAACACGAACGCTGGCAGCAACGCCTAAACATTGCGAGTCGCTTGGGGGCAAGAGATGttttcgttaataatatGCCGATTCTCGCTCGCCCagctccgccgccaccacccccacaaGAGTCGCGCGAGGAGACATTGGCCTGGGGTGCGTTGGAAAAGGCCAGGGAGACCACCgagagcaggaagagaaagTCGCGCTCAGGCACGGCCGAGCCCCATGAGGAACAGCACCCAGAGCCCGAAAGGAAGCTGAAGcgaccaagaacaaggcgaATGCCGACAACCCAAAATGGTGAATCGTCTACTGCCGCAAGAGCTGAAGCAGAGCCTTCAAACCGGCCCGAGCAGTCAAATGGCACTTCATCAGCCAACCCCGGGGCCGCCTCGCGAACAACGACCGATATTCCCCCTTCGTTTCTATCCTCGCTTTTGAAGGAGGTCGAGATGAGTACCCCTTCCGACGAAGAAACCCTCCGACATATCTATGGACCCATACCGGGTGCGAATGATGTCTCGTCACCTGCTcgctcgccttctcctctcaGCCAAGGATGCattacccctccccctgtGCGCTCTAGTTCCCCGCACATGACGCTCAGCTCACACATCACCCCTATCTACCCACCAGCGAACTTCTCACCAACGCGGGCGTCATCATCGAACTCCAGTTCCATCAAACCTTCCCGAGCCACATCGCCACACAAGCACGCACATCGCGACAACCGATCATCGCCCGAGAATAGCGACTCGGAACCTCGCGGGCGCCAGCATCCACGGCCGTTGGAGCTTAGGCAGCCCCAGCCTCGGCGCAATCGTCCGGCTGTGCTGCCAAGGTCCGAAAACGTGTCGCCGACACGCCCCACCTTGCCTCTTGAGCTCAAACAAAATATCAACAGCATCGTCAAGGCAGCCCTCCGCCCTCACTGGCGTGATCGACAGCTCACGGCGGAGCAATACGAGAAGATCAACCGTGACATATCGC
- the RPL43_2 gene encoding 60S ribosomal protein L43 (EggNog:ENOG503P404; COG:J): protein MSKRTKKVGISGKYGTRYGASLRKLVKKQEVSQHARYTCTFCGKDSVRRSSVGIWNCKSCKKVMAGGAYVVATPAAAAMRSTLRRLREITEV from the exons ATGTCCAAGCGCACGAAGAAGGTCGGCATTTCCGGCAAG TACGGTACAAG ATACGGTGCTTCGCTCCGTAAGCTCGTCAAGAAGCAGGAAGTGTCCCAGCACGCCAGATACACCTGCA CTTTCTGCGGTAAGGACAGCGTTCGCCGCTCCTCCGTCGGTATCTGGAACTGCAAGTCCTGCAAGAAGGTCatggctggtggtgcttaCGTCGTTGC TActcccgctgctgccgctATGCGGTCGACTCTCCGCAGACTTCGCGAGATCACTGAAGTTTAA
- a CDS encoding uncharacterized protein (EggNog:ENOG503NWT8; COG:S) → MTFKNHSRQYDLVVFGATGYTGKLTAKYITTHLPSTLKWAIAGRSQAKLELLTEELKKLNPDRAPPSIETCSLNDTDLSSLAKKTFILITTVGPYSAHGEHAFKACAQNGTHYLDVTGEVPYVAAMIKKYEDTAKSTGAIMIPQIGIESAPPDLLTFALANTLKEELNAKTADVTVSIHSLKSAPSGGTLATALTISDHFPLPTLIASYKPYALSPVPNPTRTPQPGLLTRVTGLITIPHLGLLTSSIANGTDTALIHRTWGLLSTLPSRQSQSYGPKFSFREYMKPRNWLTGIAIHFGLMLFGLIIVTGPLRRFLAGRVTQPGEGPEEDVASKDEIEYRGVATPDGDFGKKKAVGKAWFRGSTYYLTGMFLAEAARTILEEGGEGLGLEGGVYTPALLGGGFVENLQKEGFRVETRVLED, encoded by the exons ATGACGTTCAAAAACCACAGCCGCCAATACGACCTCGTCGTCTTTGGAGCCACAG GCTACACCGGCAAACTCACCGCAAAGTACATCACCActcacctccccagcacccTTAAATGGGCCATCGCCGGCCGCTCCCAAGCCAAACTTGAGCTCCTCACCGAAGAGCTCAAAAAGCTCAACCCAGACCGCGCACCCCCTTCCATCGAAACCTGTTCCCTCAATGACaccgacctctcctccctcgccaagaagaccttcattctcatcaccaccgtcggTCCCTACTCCGCCCACGGCGAGCACGCCTTCAAAGCCTGCGCCCAAAATGGCACTCACTACCTCGACGTCACCGGCGAAGTCCCCTACGTCGCCGCCATGATCAAGAAATACGAAGACACGGCCAAATCCACCGGGGCCATCATGATCCCTCAAATCGGCATCGAGTCCGCCCCTCCTGATCTCCTCACCTTCGCCCTGGCAAACACCCTGAAAGAGGAGCTCAACGCCAAAACCGCCGATGTGACTGTGTCCATCCACAGCCTCAAATCTGCCCCTTCAGGCGGGACTTTAGCCACGGCTCTCACAATCTCAGATCACTTTCCCCTCCCTACATTAATAGCTTCTTACAAACCATACGCCCTGTCTCCagtccccaacccaacccgcACCCCTCAACCAGGCCTCCTGACCCGCGTCACCGGCCTCATCACCATTCCCCATTTAggcctcctcacctccagCATAGCCAACGGAACCGACACCGCCCTTATCCACCGCACCTGGGGCCTGctgtccaccctcccctctcgCCAATCTCAATCATACGGCCCTAAGTTCAGCTTCCGCGAATACATGAAACCACGGAATTGGCTCACCGGCATAGCTATCCACTTTGGCCTCATGCTCTTTGGTCTTATCATTGTCACCGGACCCCTGAGGAGGTTCCTTGCGGGTAGGGTGACCCAGCCAGGGGAGGGTCCGGAAGAGGATGTGGCGAGCAAGGACGAGATTGAGTATAGGGGTGTTGCCACGCCGGATGGGGATTtcgggaagaagaaggcggtggGGAAGGCGTGGTTTAGGGGGAGTACGTATTATTTGACAGGGATGTTcttggcggaggcggcgaggacgattttggaggagggaggggaggggttggggttggagggcgGGGTTTACACGCCTGcgttgttgggggggggttttgtCGAGAATTTGCAGAAGGAAGGGTTTAGAGTTGAGACAAGGGTTTTGGAGGATTAA
- a CDS encoding uncharacterized protein (EggNog:ENOG503NWK9; COG:S): MMHAEVLECSGDLVSKQQQLAQVREDIKLLNNQSLRLKLTLLENPSNDMIVLELPQASPKRPARPAADEARKHFRKQQQDESPEASDLSDDAEPSFVEGEPRQEKISRDEASQRLQSLSEQMANSGMKELSIKNAENDLENKVKSMNEVIDLLKKQRRSASIRFRNDFSKPELQRQFGEGVLELDEEDAAYDDDYDPSKVQQDKYYKIGKKLPVFCVSSNSYHKLMGRLQEDESIHGFTTTDDTQVPMLKEHALNIVAQIECENYRQVLRDFARFLTGLHLRVLVAAKPYTLVEDIREVEKAILQDRLNELQQRFDSMIEEAFNNLDQAVHSNIFCKLPNARDTASKSATTAIERWFSRPRNGGLLYGTFRALVDPLMSFISPEWEKVFPDLVTKHLVTKHLVPLADGMIMELRAFSNLTAEREVLNELPVFFAVRHQMTLLEGILQDVPKLSKRLNDTQKSASRMIVSTITENMIRAYQACKEKKGTGCFGRMKELMTTHVETRRDPMFRAATKKVEKPLLEGLRDCRERVIGKGGGVVTKTGREFKRVLYVEHRIKVSETSKRALENLLATADRRFNEILHGSPLTPGTEVREMDRSAENDDGFDPAQDEHLRAPPADGDADSSDEHDDAKVEDQEMHDRPVKNEEHDEE, from the exons ATGATGCACGCCGAAGTCTTGGAATGCAGTGGGGATCTCGTGTCTAAGCAGCAACAGCTAGCGCAGGTCAGGGAAGATATTAAGCTCCTCAACAATCAGAGTCTGCGCTTGAAGCTTACTCTACTTGAAAATCCCTCCAATGACATGATCGTTCTCGAGCTACCACAAGCTTCGCCAAAGCGACCTGCGAGACCAGCTGCGGATGAGGCACGCAAGCACTTTcgaaagcagcagcaggatgaAAGCCCCGAGGCGAGTGATCTCAGTGACGACGCTGAGCCATCATTTGTGGAGGGTGAGCCTAGACAGGAGAAGATTTCTCGAGATGAGGCGTCTCAAAGACTGCAAAGCCTTAGTGAGCAGATGGCTAATTCGGGAATGAAAGAGTTGTCTATTAAGAACGCCGAGAACGATTTGGAGAATAAGGTAAAGAGCATGAACGAGGTCATCGATCTACTAAAGAAGCAGAGGAGAAGCGCGTCCATTCGCTTCCGCAATGATTTCTCGAAGCCTGAACTTCAGAGACAGTTTGGGGAAGGTGTTCTAGA gctggatgaagaagatgccGCATACGACGATGATTATGATCCCAGCAAGGTCCAGCAAGACAAGTACTACAAGATCGGCAAAAAGCTCCCCGTCTTTTGTGTGTCAAGCAATTCCTACCATAAACTGATGGGAAGACTTCAAGAAGACGAATCAATCCATGGATTTACCACGACTGACGACACCCAGGTTCCTATGCTCAAGGAACACGCTCTCAACATTGTCGCCCAAATAGAGTGTGAAAATTACCGCCAAGTCTTGCGTGATTTTGCTCGTTTTCTAACTGGTTTGCATTTGCGAGTTCTCGTTGCTGCAAAGCCTTACACGCTAGTTGAAGACATACGAGAGGTTGAGAAAGCCATTCTCCAAGATCGTCTCAATGAACTCCAGCAAAGATTTGACTCGATGATTGAGGAAGCTTTCAACAATCTCGACCAGGCGGTGCACTCCAACATCTTTTGCAAGTTGCCTAACGCTCGTGATACGGCATCAAAGAGTGCGACCACCGCCATCGAGAGATGGTTTTCGCGCCCGAGAAATGGTGGCTTGCTGTATGGCACATTCCGCGCG CTTGTCGACCCTCTGATGAGTTTTATCTCTCCCGAGTGGGAGAAGGTATTCCCCGACCTCGTGACCAAACATCTCGTGACCAAGCATCTCGTGCCCCTTGCCGACGGCATGATCATGGAGCTACGTGCCTTCAGCAATCTCACAGCCGAGCGTGAGGTCCTCAACGAGCTGCCGGTGTTTTTTGCGGTGAGGCACCAGATGACTCTCCTAGAGGGAATCCTCCAGGACGTGCCGAAACTGAGCAAGCGCCTCAACGATACACAAAAGTCTGCCAGTCGCATGATCGTCTCGACCATCACGGAGAATATGATACGAGCATACCAAGCTtgcaaagagaagaaag GAACGGGCTGCTTTGGACGGATGAAAGAGCTGATGACCACACATGTTGAGACGAGACGGGACCCGATGTTCAGAGCCGCAACTAAGAAAGTCGAGAAGCCTTTGCTCGAGGGCTTGCGCGACTGCAGGGAGAGGGTTATCGGAAAGGGCGGAGGGGTCGTTACGAAGACCGGCAGAGAATTCAAGCGAGTGCTCTATGTGGAGCACAGAATCAAAGTCTCGGAGACTTCGAAGCGAGCCCTCGAAAACCTTCTGGCCACTGCCGATCGAAGATTCAATGAGATCCTGCATGGCTCACCATTGACACCAGGCACTGAGGTTCGGGAGATGGACCGCTCGGCTGAGAATGACGATGGGTTTGATCCAGCTCAGGACGAGCACCTGAGAGCTCCACCTGCCGATGGAGATGCTGATTCTTCTGACGAACATGATGATGCAAAGGTCGAGGATCAAGAGATGCACGATCGTCCAGTGAAGAACGAGGAGCATGATGAGGAGTGA
- a CDS encoding uncharacterized protein (EggNog:ENOG503NWK9; COG:S) yields the protein MESPPSKEGKPPTTYISEDTYFKSLHTLGKEEDFSKLDEGFQCTIQLLENAEAVVQRLKDLSEVGNWLKDIDRLNQKASPQRVVIGVVGSTGAGKSSVINAVLDEEDLLPTNCMRACTAAITEVSYNTSDDPNEKYRAEVEFITANEWAKELDILLDDIHNGQATFGPALFGTESEAGIAYHKLRAVYPALKGDDIKKGKFNVDTLVKDDSIKHLFGSVKTVAGPSSNGFVKLLRTFVYSKEKGRGRPKEATSVEFWPLIKVVRVFIRSETLKSGLVLVDLPGIQNCKQVYPTLFRPLGGYPDHSSG from the exons ATGGAATCGCCCCCTagcaaggagggcaagcctCCCACAACATACATATCAGAAGACACCTATTTCAAATCCCTTCACACTCtcggcaaagaagaagactttTCGAAGCTCGATGAGGGGTTCCAATGTACCATCCAATTGCTTGAGAATGCCGAAGCAGTTGTTCAAAGGCTCAAGGACCTGTCCGAGGTCGGCAACTGGCTCAAAGATATTGACCGCCTCAACCAAAAAGCTAGTCCACAGCGTGTGGTGATTGGAGTGGTCGGAAGCACCGGAGCCGGCAAAAGCAGCGTGATCAATGCCGTGCTagatgaggaggatcttCTCCCGACAAACTGCATGAGGGCTTGTACCGCAGCGATTACGGAGGTTTCGTACAACACTTCAGATGATCCCAATGAGAAGTATCGAGCAGAGGTGGAGTTCATCACCGCCAACGAGTGGGCGAAAGAGCTCGATattcttcttgatgacatTCATAACGGCCAAGCGACGTTTGGGCCTGCGTTGTTTGGTACCGAGAGCGAAGCTGGCATTGCCTATCACAAACTCAGAGCGGTTTATCCAGCGCTCAAGGGAGATGATATCAAGAAGGGAAAATTCAACGTGGATACCTTGGTCAAAGACGACTCGATCAAACACTTGTTCGGATCCGTGAAGACTGTCGCCGGCCCGTCCTCCAACGGGTTTGTCAAGCTTCTTCGAACCTTTGTCTACTCCAAGGAGAAAGGTCGAGGACGGCCCAAGGAAGCAACATCAGTCGAGTTTTGGCCTTTGATCAAGGTTGTTCGCGTCTTTATCAGGTCTGAGACTCTGAAAAGTGGACTGGTTCTCGTGGACTTG CCAGGTATACAGAATTGCAAACAGGTATATCCAACGCTGTTCAGGCCTCTGGGTGGTTACCCCGATCACTCGAGCGGTTGA
- a CDS encoding uncharacterized protein (EggNog:ENOG503NWZ2; COG:A), whose amino-acid sequence MSTITPNALQSERPPTIPNSFNANQPPTIRLYPLSNYTFGVKETQPEEDPSVIARLERLNDHYEKHGMRRTCEGILVCHEHNHPHILMLQIANAFFKLPGDYLHPEDDEIEGFKRRLDERLAPVGSLGEGNKAADWEIGDCLAQWWRPNTETFMYPFVPAHITRPKECKKLYLIQLPETKVLSVPKNMKLLAVPLFELYDNTQRYGPQLSAIPHLLSRYNFEFVNEDGEVVAQTPTAGQENHASKTRVLAGGNEDVDMKTDEDQKWDEKKQENGAN is encoded by the exons ATGTCTACAATCACGCCCAATGCACTCCAAAGCGAGCGACCCCCCACTATCCCCAATTCTTTCAATGCCAATCAGCCACCCACTATCCGTCTCTACCCTCTTTCAAACTACACGTTCGGTGTCAAGGAGACCCAGCCTGAGGAGGACCCCAGTGTGATCGCCCGACTCGAGCGCCTGAACGACCACTACGAGAAACATGGAATGCGCCGGACTTGCGAAGGCATCCTGGTGTGCCACGAGCACAACCACCCACACATTCTAATGCTCCAGATTGCCAATGCCTTCTTCAAGCTGCCTGGCGACTACCTCCATCCCGAAGATGACGAGATTGAGGGATTCAAGCGCCGTCTCGATGAGCGCCTTGCACCAGTCGGCAGCCTGGGCGAAGGAAACAAGGCCGCCGACTGGGAAATTGGCGATTGCCTTGCGCAGTGGTGGCGCCCCAACACCGAGACCTTCATGTACCCTTTCGTCCCTGCCCATATCACACGGCCCAAGGAGTGCAAGAAGCTCTACTTGATCCAGCTTCCTGAGACCA AAGTCCTCTCCGTTCCCAAGAACATGAAACTCCTCGCCGTGCCCCTATTCGAGCTCTACGACAACACCCAGCGCTACGGACCCCAACTTTCTGCCATCCCCCACTTGCTCAGCAGATACAACTTTGAGTTTGTTaacgaggacggggaggttgtcGCTCAGACTCCTACTGCCGGCCAAGAGAACCACGCCTCCAAGACTCGGGTTCTGGCTGGTGGCAACGAGGATGTTGACATGAAGACTGATGAGGACCAGAAGTGGGATGAGAAGAAACAGGAGAATGGCGCCAATTAG